A section of the Telopea speciosissima isolate NSW1024214 ecotype Mountain lineage chromosome 3, Tspe_v1, whole genome shotgun sequence genome encodes:
- the LOC122654942 gene encoding F-box/LRR-repeat protein At3g48880-like: MEKESRNWAELNTDCLIKVFEMVGLESLTLEIPFVCKSWYKASLNPQCWKILRFPPSLCEDEDSWWYDDGFIGRFMDEYRIQNFSVTGCYMHGSYTFGPTPFQDFFGELAKLQQVGSVRDYQSKFEKLLSKVGRLPPSRCPSLKYLGLPSNLLSVHGELIQELISKWKDLQQLFLGDTEFSFKEILIQISLNCKNFNGLSAKGYVGNKEASAIATLLPNINYLWLKETTLPLESLKMILLGCRELVLLDARNCEGFEAEDDEILKMASHIKTFMTEGSCEYEEYEESLSYRDGCIDDDYCSD, encoded by the exons atggagaaggaaAGCAGGAACTGGGCGGAGTTGAACACGGATTGTTTGATTAAGGTGTTCGAGATGGTGGGATTAGAATCTCTGACATTGGAGATTCCCTTCGTTTGCAAGTCTTGGTACAAAGCCTCCCTCAATCCTCAATGTTGGAAAATACTTCGTTTCCCTCCTTCACTCTGCGAGGACGAGGACTCATGGTGGTACGATGATGGTTTTATCGGAAGATTCATGGACGAGTACCGAATCCAGAATTTTTCTGTCACAGGCTGTTATATGCATGGTAGTTATAC ATTTGGTCCAACCCCATTCCAGGACTTCTTTGGAGAATTGGCGAAATTACAACAGGTTGGTTCTGTTCGCGATTACCAATCTAAGTTTGAGAAGCTGTTGTCCAAGGTCGGACGACTCCCTCCAAGCCG GTGTCCTTCATTGAAATACTTGGGGTTGCCTTCCAATCTCTTGTCAGTTCATGGTGAACTTATCCAAGAACTCATAAGTAAATGGAAGGATTTGCAGCAGTTATTCTTGGGAGACACTGAATTTTCTTTCAAGGAAATCCTAATTCAAATCAGTCTTAACTGCAAAAATTTCAATGGTCTATCTGCAAAAGGTTATGTTGGCAATAAAGAAGCATCAGCTATTGCAACTTTACTTCCAAACATCAATTACTTGTGGCTGAAGGAGACTACACTGCCCCTTGAGAGTCTGAAGATGATATTGCTAGGATGTAGAGAGCTGGTGCTACTTGATGCAAGGAATTGTGAAGGTTTTGAAGCTGAAGATGATGAGATATTAAAGATGGCTTCTCACATCAAGACCTTTATGACTGAGGGTTCGTGCGAGTATGAGGAGTATGAGGAGAGTCTTTCTTACAGGGATGGCTGTATTGATGATGATTATTGCTCTGATTAA
- the LOC122654943 gene encoding putative F-box/LRR-repeat protein 22 — protein sequence MGFYESPYHGKLIEELTSKWKDLQQLYLGDTQHSFQEILIQIRLNCKNLNVLSVKGFVGNKEASAIATILPNIKYLRLQESSLPRKSLKIILQGCRELVLLDARNCDGFEADDEEILKMASHINTFLTHGSILDEYVDKKPF from the coding sequence ATGGGTTTCTATGAAAGCCCATATCATGGTAAACTTATCGAAGAACTCACAAGTAAATGGAAGGATTTGCAGCAGTTATACTTGGGAGACACTCAACATTCTTTCCAGGAAATTCTTATTCAAATCAGACTTAACTGCAAAAATCTCAATGTTCTATCTGTAAAAGGTTTTGTTGGCAATAAAGAAGCATCAGCTATTGCAACTATACTTCCAAACATCAAGTATTTGAGGCTGCAGGAGAGTTCACTACCCCGTAAGAGTCTCAAGATTATATTGCAAGGATGTAGAGAGTTGGTGCTACTTGATGCAAGGAATTGTGATGGTTTCGAAGCTGACGATGAGGAGATATTAAAGATGGCTTCTCACATCAACACCTTTTTGACTCACGGTTCAATCTTAGATGAGTACGTGGATAAAAAGCCCTTCTGA
- the LOC122653744 gene encoding transmembrane protein 128-like, with amino-acid sequence MSGGTPVAGGLMRQRHSQGYGSSGDDLEDDACSRFQQATSQIPKARTWTEVVENVLWIASAAFIIYFGDRHSNLIYLLWRDDRIRRWPLYLGLMVIVLNVGIIFYTSLLGWGFRKSEEKLEMLAPSAAPVVAVLGLLSFCLWCFALWPIWSFLTLPLLFSLFMACIVVSPYLMIGRLRPQTDTLRTD; translated from the exons ATGTCGGGCGGGACACCAGTTGCAGGTGGGTTAATGAGACAGAGACATAGTCAGGGATATGGCTCTAGTGGAGATGACCTTGAGGATGATGCCTGCTCAAGATTTCAGCAAGCGACCTCTCAAATCCCAAAGGCAAGGACATGGACTGAGGTTGTGGAGAATGTTCTTTGGATTGCCTCTGCTGCATTCATTATCTACTTTGGTGATCGACATTCTAATCTCATATATCTTTTATGGCGGGATGATAGGATTAGGAG GTGGCCGTTATATCTAGGACTGATGGTTATTGTTTTGAATGTTGGGATCATATTTTATACAAGTCTTCTGGGATGGGGATTCAGGAAATCTGAAGAGAAATTGGAAATGTTGGCTCCATCTGCTGCACCAGTTGTGGCTGTACTTGGGCTTCTCTCCTTTTGCTT GTGGTGCTTTGCTTTGTGGCCAATTTGGAGTTTTTTGACCCTCCCTCTTCTG TTCTCATTGTTTATGGCTTGCATAGTTGTATCTCCATACTTGATGATTGGAAGATTGAGGCCTCAAACGGATACACTTCGTACAGATTAA